From the genome of Plasmodium malariae genome assembly, chromosome: 9, one region includes:
- the PmUG01_09016500 gene encoding conserved Plasmodium protein, unknown function, which produces MSNFYENDEDVLQMIQQIKKITKESKRKFEHEIDYLVEDTKTRLMNSVNEEKNNIKKETDEKLNKLRENIIKHEKNIKEKHKLYQKLKSELAEVANNYKNRIKDFYKETENFMKAYESEKKELQELEDKEWKELNVQSIEILSKTKSNICATKEETDEKLRKVLKSIL; this is translated from the exons ATGTCTAATTTCTACGAAAATGACGAAGATGTCCTTCAAATGATACAACAGATAAAGAAGATAACAAAAGAGTCTAAAAGAAAGTTTGAACATGAAATAGACTATTTGGTTGAGGATACTAAAACCCGATTAATGAACAGCgttaatgaagaaaaaaacaacattaaaaaagaaaccgatgagaaattaaataaattaagagaaaacattataaaacatgaaaagaatataaaagaaaaacataagTTATATCAAAAATTGAAATCTGAATTAGCGGAAGTagcaaataattataaaaatagaattaag GACTTCTACAAGGAAACGGAAAATTTCATGAAGGCATATGAGAGTGAAAAAAAGGAGCTCCAGGAGTTAGAAGATAAAGAATGGAAAGAACTAAATGTTCAATCAATTgaaattttaagtaaaacaaaatcaAATATATGTGCTACTAAAGAAGAAACTGATGAAAAACTTAGAAAAGTATTGAAGTCAATACTTTAA